One segment of Ricinus communis isolate WT05 ecotype wild-type chromosome 8, ASM1957865v1, whole genome shotgun sequence DNA contains the following:
- the LOC8268690 gene encoding auxin transporter-like protein 5 — protein MAADKVVETVIVGNYVEMETEGQPKDMKAKLSKFLWHGGSVYDAWFSCASNQVAQVLLTLPYSFSQLGMLSGIMFQLFYGVLGSWTAYLISILYVEYRTRKEREKVDFRNHVIQWFEVLDGLLGKHWRNVGLAFNCTFLLFGSVIQLIACASNIYYINDNLDKRTWTYIFGACCATTVFIPSFHNYRIWSFLGLVMTTYTAWYLTVASLLHGQMEGVKHSGPTKMVLYFTGATNILYTFGGHAVTVEIMHAMWKPQKFKAIYLAATVYVLTLTLPSAAAVYWAFGDMLLNHSNAFSLLPRSPFRDMAVILMLIHQFITFGFACTPLYFVWEKAIGMHECKSLCKRAAARLPVVVPIWFLAIIFPFFGPINSTVGSLLVSFTVYIIPALAHIFTFKSAAARENAVEQPPKYFGRWVGAYVINVFVVVWVLIVGFGFGGWASMTNFIHQIDTFGLFTKCYQCPPPVMPPPLPHLNATAAAPSPLHHLNNHTIHHP, from the exons ATGGCAGCTGATAAGGTGGTTGAGACTGTGATTGTAGGTAATTATGTGGAGATGGAAACTGAAGGTCAGCCTAAGGACATGAAAGCTAAGCTTTCCAAGTTCTTGTGGCATGGTGGTTCTGTTTATGATGCTTGGTTTAGCTGTGCTTCTAATCAG GTGGCTCAAGTGTTGCTTACTTTGCCATACTCATTTTCCCAGCTTGGAATGTTATCTGGGATAATGTTTCAGCTGTTTTATGGAGTGTTGGGTAGCTGGACTGCTTATCTTATTAGCATTCTTTATGTTGAATACAGaactagaaaagaaagagaaaaagttgATTTCAGGAACCATGTCATCCAg TGGTTCGAAGTTCTTGATGGGCTCCTTGGAAAACATTGGAGAAATGTGGGTTTGGCATTTAACTGCACTTTCCTTCTGTTTGGTTCTGTCATTCAACTCATAGCTTGTGCAAG CAACATATATTACATAAATGATAATCTGGACAAGAGGACATGGACATACATATTCGGAGCTTGTTGTGCAACTACAGTGTTTATTCCTTCATTTCACAATTACAGAATCTGGTCATTTCTTGGCCTTGTTATGACTACTTACACTGCTTGGTATCTCACCGTTGCTTCTCTCCTCCATGGCcag ATGGAGGGAGTCAAGCATTCGGGTCCAACAAAAATGGTGCTTTACTTCACTGGGGCCACAAACATTCTCTACACATTTGGGGGACATGCTGTTACAGT GGAAATCATGCATGCAATGTGGAAGCCTCAGAAATTCAAGGCCATATACTTAGCAGCTACAGTGTATGTTCTGACACTGACACTTCCCTCAGCAGCAGCAGTATATTGGGCATTTGGAGACATGCTTCTTAATCACTCCAATGCTTTTTCCCTCCTCCCAAGATCTCCCTTCAGAGACATGGCTGTCATTTTGATGCTAATCCACCAG TTTATAACATTTGGATTTGCATGCACGCCATTGTACTTCGTATGGGAGAAAGCAATAGGGATGCATGAGTGCAAGAGCCTATGCAAAAGGGCAGCAGCAAGATTACCTGTGGTCGTTCCTATCTGGTTTCTAGCAATCATCTTTCCATTCTTTGGACCCATCAACTCCACCGTTGGATCACTTTTGGTTAGCTTTACAGTCTACATCATCCCTGCCCTGGCCCACATCTTCACCTTCAAATCAGCAGCTGCAAGAGAG AATGCAGTGGAGCAGCCACCCAAGTATTTCGGAAGATGGGTGGGAGCGTACGTGATAAATGTGTTTGTAGTGGTGTGGGTGCTAATTGTTGGATTTGGATTTGGTGGATGGGCAAGCATGACAAACTTCATTCACCAAATTGATACATTTGGGCTGTTTACAAAATGCTACCAATGCCCACCGCCAGTAATGCCACCACCGCTGCCACACCTGAATGCCACCGCGGCGGCTCCTTCTCCTCTCCACCACCTCAACAACCACACCATTCACCACCCATGA
- the LOC107262322 gene encoding glycine-rich protein 2-like, with protein MGSERLTGKVKWFSDQKGFGFITPDDGSEDLFVHQSSIRTDGFRSLGENEEVEYQIEHSDDGRSKAVDVTGPNGNPVQGSRGGGGGGGGGRGGRSSGGGYGGGGYGGGGYGGGGGYGGGSRGRSSGGGGGYGGSGGGGCFSCGEMGHMARDCPQGGGGGGGGGGRYGGGGGGGGGCYNCGESGHFARECPNSGR; from the coding sequence ATGGGCAGCGAAAGGTTAACTGGTAAAGTGAAATGGTTCAGTGACCAAAAGGGATTTGGGTTCATAACGCCAGATGATGGCTCCGAAGATCTGTTTGTTCATCAATCGTCGATTCGAACCGATGGATTCCGCAGCCTAGGTGAGAACGAAGAGGTTGAGTATCAGATCGAACACTCCGATGATGGCCGTAGTAAGGCTGTTGATGTCACTGGCCCTAATGGTAACCCTGTCCAGGGTTCCCGCGGCGGAGGCGGCGGCGGGGGTGGTGGTAGAGGCGGTAGAAGCTCTGGTGGGGGTTATGGTGGTGGTGGGTATGGTGGTGGAGGGTACGGTGGCGGCGGCGGCTATGGCGGTGGTAGCAGAGGGAGGTCCagcggtggtggtggtgggtATGGAGGTTCTGGTGGCGGCGGGTGTTTTTCTTGTGGTGAAATGGGGCATATGGCTAGGGATTGTCCTCAGGGAGGCGGTGGCGGCGGTGGCGGTGGCGGGAGGTATGGAGGCGGCGGGGGAGGCGGCGGGGGCTGTTATAACTGTGGTGAATCTGGTCATTTCGCAAGGGAGTGCCCTAACAGTGGGCGCTAA